One window from the genome of Salvia splendens isolate huo1 chromosome 9, SspV2, whole genome shotgun sequence encodes:
- the LOC121749852 gene encoding auxin-responsive protein SAUR21-like, with translation MAVRQMLRRSLSSERRSASSRNEVSKGHVAVYVGESEKKRFVVPLSYLNHPSFQELLFQAEEEFGFRHPMGSLTIPCSQDTFIDVVSGLRST, from the coding sequence ATGGCAGTGCGACAAATGCTGAGACGGTCTTTATCTAGCGAGAGAAGATCAGCTTCCTCAAGAAATGAGGTCTCAAAGGGCCATGTTGCTGTCTATGTTGGGGAGAGTGAGAAGAAGCGTTTTGTTGTTCCACTCTCGTACTTGAACCACCCCTCGTTTCAAGAATTGTTATTTCAAGCTGAGGAGGAATTTGGATTCCGTCACCCCATGGGCAGCCTCACCATCCCTTGCAGCCAGGACACATTCATTGACGTCGTCTCTGGCTTGAGAAGCACATGA